Part of the Aquimarina sp. TRL1 genome, ATGAATATCACTGCGCAATCAGTTTGGGATAATTGTCTATCTTTTATAGAAGATAACATAACACCGCAAGCTTTTAAAACTTGGTTTGAACCCATCAAAGCGGTCAAATTAACCGATAGTGCATTAAGTGTCCAGGTCCCTAGTAAATTCTTTTACGAATGGCTCGAAGAACACTATGTAAACTTATTAAAGGTTTCTCTTACCAGAGAACTAGGAGAAAACGCTAAATTGGTATATGTCATAAAAATGGAAAACACTTATGGCAACAAAAAACCATTTACCGAAAAAATTCCAAGTGCTAACCGAACAGCAGTTAGCCCTCAGGAAGTTGATGTTCCTATTAAAAGTAAAAATCCGGAATTAAAAAATCCTTTTATCATTCCGGGAATTAGAAATGTAAAAATAGAATCTCAACTAAACCCCAGTTATAATTTCGAAAATTTCCTGGAAGGAGACTCTAACAGACTCGCTCGTTCTGCGAGTATGGCGGTTGCTAACAAACCCGGAGGAACCTCTTTCAACCCTCTTTTAATTTTCGGAGGTGTTGGTCTTGGAAAAACACACTTAGCACACGCTATTGGTGTCAACATAAAAGACAACTACCCAGAAAAAACAGTACTATATATATCTGCAGAGAAATTCACTCAACAATATATCGAATCTGTAAAAAAGAACAATCGAAATGATTTTATTCACTTTTACCAGATTATCGATGTTCTGATTGTTGATGATATTCAATTACTATCTGGTAAAGCAGGTACCCAAGATGTATTCTTCCATATCTTTAACCACCTACACCAAAATGGGAAACAGGTTATTCTTACCAGTGACAAAGCACCGGTAGATATGCAGGATATTGAACAGAGATTATTATCCCGATTCAAATGGGGATTATCCGCAGAATTACACCAACCAGATTTCGAAACAAGAGTCTCTATTATCAAAAATAAATTATATAGAGACGGTGTAGAGATGCCTGAAGATATCGTAGAATTTCTAGCGAATAACATCAAGACCAACATACGTGAATTAGAAGGAGCAATTATTTCATTAATCGCTCACTCCTCTTTCAACAAAAAAGATATCACAATAGACCTAGCCAAAGCTATTGTAGACAATTACGTAAAAAACACCAAGAAGGAAGTATCTATTGATTACATCCAAAAAGTAGTAAGTGACTATTTCCAGATGGACGTAGAAACACTACAATCAAAGACCCGAAAAAGACATATTGTGCAAGCGAGGCAATTGGCTATGTTTTTTGCTAAAAAACTCACAAAAGCTTCTTTAGCTAGTATTGGCACTCAAATCGGAAAAAGAGATCACGCAACTGTTTTACACGCCTGTAAAACAGTCGACAACCTATCTTCCACCGATAAACAGTTCAGAAAATATGTTGAAGATCTAGGTAAAAAACTAACCCTATAATCTTATTTCAGCTATGGCTACTAAAATTCTAATGGTATGCTTAGGGAACATCTGCAGATCTCCTCTGGCAGAAGGTATCCTACAATCTAAACTACCACCTGAAGAATTTATTATAGATTCCTGCGGAACCAGTAGCCATCATATAGGAGAAAAGCCCGACCTCAGATCCATAGAAACTGCCTCCGTAAATCATATCGATATCTCAAATCAAAGAGCTGCACAACTAACAAAAAAGCATCTCGATACTTATGATATCATATACGCTATGGATCAAAGCAATTATGACAACATTCTCAAACTGTCCTCTCCTGACAATAAAGACAAGGTTAAATTAATTCTTAACGAATCCCATCCTAATAAAAACTTAGGTGTTCCTGATCCATATTACGGAGGAACTCAGGGGTTCGAAGATGTTTTTAATATGCTTAATGACGCTTGTGACATCATTGCACATCGTTTGAAAAAGTAAAAGTTTTTGTATATTTAGAATTATTTCAACTAAAGAAACATTAATTTTCTCAAAAACATTTTAGATCCACTACCCCTAAATCAACTACAAAACATATCACATTAACCAATCATAGCCCTCAACAATTATTTCATATGGAGTTCACCCCTATAAACACCAAAGGAACCTTATACCTAATCCCAACAAGACTTGGAGATGACGTCCCTTTAGAAGTACTACCTATCTCTATTAAAAAGGTTCTTGAACAAGTAAACCACTATATTGTTGAAAACGAAAAACCCGCTAGGCGTTTTATAAAAAAAATAAGCCCCAGCAAATCTCAAAAAAACTTAATTATACAATCTGTAAACAAATACACAGATAGTTCAGAAATCCCCAGTTACCTAAACCCCTGTCTAAACGGACAGTCAATTGGACTATTATCCGATGCCGGCTGCCCCGGAATTGCCGACCCTGGGGCTGAGATTGTACGATTAGCACATGAAAAAGGAATAAAAGTCACTCCACTTGTTGGTCCTTCCTCTATATTACTAGCTATGATGAGTAGCGGAATGAATGGACAAAATTTCACTTTTAACGGCTATTTACCCATTGATAAAAATGAAAGAAAAACCACCATCAAGCAACTGGAAAAAACTTCTTTAGAAAAACAACAAGCACAAATCTTTATAGAAACCCCATACAGAAATGACAAAATGCTCGAAGATTTAAAAAGCATACTACATCCAACCACCAGATTATGTGTCGCCTGTGACATAACACTTACCTCTGAACTGATTCTTACTAAAACGATCAAAGATTGGCAAAAAGAAAAGGTAGATCTTCATAAAAAACCTACCATCTTTATTATACAAAGAGACTATTAAACGCTCTCTATTTTTTTTCTAAAGTATATTACAAAACCACCTTTGCATTTCGCTGCATCACTACAAAAGACAGATCATAACCAGCAAATCGTTTCATATAATATCGAACTGTGGTTCCAAAAGCATCTTCAAACCCTTCTACACCTCCACTTCTCAGGTATTTTTTTACCGCTCCTGCTCCTGCTAAATGAGCTGCAGCTAGCATTCCTGATTCTGTTACCTCTACTCCATTAATCCTTCTACCAACAAATCTTTTGATATCTCTTCTCAAAATCCACTTATTTCGAGCCACATTTGCATAAAATGCTTTTTCCTGAAGTTCTGAAGAATCTAAGAAATCACTCTTACTTCTAATTCCCAGCAATTCTAAGGTACTTAAACCAAACTGGTATTTTCCTAAATACCCAAATTGATTAATTACCGCATAATTCCCTCTGGATTCTTTAAAAGCCAAAGCTTCTTTAAAACCGATATAAGACATCCCTAACTTAGGCATCATCTCTATTCCTTCTCCATCTTCGATTTCGTCAAAATTAGGCACCACATATTCCAAATCCAATCCTGCAGTACTATAAGAACTAAAATCACTTGAGCTTTTTGATGTAAAACTTAAAGAAGTTATACCTCCCACTGTAAGTATTATCGAAGCCCCTACTATCTTTCTTACCATATAAAAATTTTCTAAGTAGCCATTAAAAATAATGTCCCCCACTACTTAAATTTTTGCCCGGCAAATGTACGACTTTTTTTGAATAAAAAAACAAAACCCATATATTTTTTCATTTACCTGAAAAACAAAGACATAATCGCATTTTTATCTTTATAAAAAACCTTCAAAACACCTTAAAACAGTAGTAAAAACAACAAATACTCTTCTAAAAAAAGAAAAACTAACCAGAATTCTCTGATTAGTTTTCCACATAAAAGTTTATTTTTTTGTTAATAACAAATAGAATTTCAGCCCTATTTCTGAAGAAAAAACGCTTTTTTTCCTACAAAAATTATCGTTTAATTCCCTTCTTATTTATCCATCGTACATACTGCTCTTTATTGCGATTATGCTGTGCCAATGTCTTAGCAAATTTATGATATCCAAACTTTTCTACATTCGCTACAAAAAAGTAATATTCATGTTTCTCATAATTAAGAACAGCATCGATTGAAGAAATGTCAGGCATTGCAATAGGTCCTGGAGGGAGTTCCTTATATTTATATGTATTATATGGGCTATCAATTTCCAGATCCTTAAACAAAACTCTTTTAATCACCGTATTCCAATCATTTTTATGCTTCTTCAATGCATATATCACTGTTGGATCTGCATCCAACTTCCACCCATTAAGATACCTGTTCATATAGACTCCAGCCACCCTTGGTCGCTCATCAACCTTTGCTGTTTCCTTCTGTACTATTGAAGCTATCGTAACCACCTCTGCAGGCTTTAATCCAATTGCTTTTGCCTTTGAGAGTCTTTTCTCATTCCAAAAACGTTTATATTCCTTAAGCATTCTTTCTCTAAACTGCGCTGCAGATGTATTCCAAAAAAATTCATATTTATTAGGAACATACATAGACAATGCACTTTCCAGAGAAAACCCTTGCTGTTTTAAGAAAGCTTCA contains:
- the dnaA gene encoding chromosomal replication initiator protein DnaA, with the protein product MNITAQSVWDNCLSFIEDNITPQAFKTWFEPIKAVKLTDSALSVQVPSKFFYEWLEEHYVNLLKVSLTRELGENAKLVYVIKMENTYGNKKPFTEKIPSANRTAVSPQEVDVPIKSKNPELKNPFIIPGIRNVKIESQLNPSYNFENFLEGDSNRLARSASMAVANKPGGTSFNPLLIFGGVGLGKTHLAHAIGVNIKDNYPEKTVLYISAEKFTQQYIESVKKNNRNDFIHFYQIIDVLIVDDIQLLSGKAGTQDVFFHIFNHLHQNGKQVILTSDKAPVDMQDIEQRLLSRFKWGLSAELHQPDFETRVSIIKNKLYRDGVEMPEDIVEFLANNIKTNIRELEGAIISLIAHSSFNKKDITIDLAKAIVDNYVKNTKKEVSIDYIQKVVSDYFQMDVETLQSKTRKRHIVQARQLAMFFAKKLTKASLASIGTQIGKRDHATVLHACKTVDNLSSTDKQFRKYVEDLGKKLTL
- a CDS encoding low molecular weight protein-tyrosine-phosphatase, encoding MATKILMVCLGNICRSPLAEGILQSKLPPEEFIIDSCGTSSHHIGEKPDLRSIETASVNHIDISNQRAAQLTKKHLDTYDIIYAMDQSNYDNILKLSSPDNKDKVKLILNESHPNKNLGVPDPYYGGTQGFEDVFNMLNDACDIIAHRLKK
- a CDS encoding SAM-dependent methyltransferase, with the translated sequence MEFTPINTKGTLYLIPTRLGDDVPLEVLPISIKKVLEQVNHYIVENEKPARRFIKKISPSKSQKNLIIQSVNKYTDSSEIPSYLNPCLNGQSIGLLSDAGCPGIADPGAEIVRLAHEKGIKVTPLVGPSSILLAMMSSGMNGQNFTFNGYLPIDKNERKTTIKQLEKTSLEKQQAQIFIETPYRNDKMLEDLKSILHPTTRLCVACDITLTSELILTKTIKDWQKEKVDLHKKPTIFIIQRDY
- a CDS encoding peptidoglycan-binding protein LysM, which codes for MVRKIVGASIILTVGGITSLSFTSKSSSDFSSYSTAGLDLEYVVPNFDEIEDGEGIEMMPKLGMSYIGFKEALAFKESRGNYAVINQFGYLGKYQFGLSTLELLGIRSKSDFLDSSELQEKAFYANVARNKWILRRDIKRFVGRRINGVEVTESGMLAAAHLAGAGAVKKYLRSGGVEGFEDAFGTTVRYYMKRFAGYDLSFVVMQRNAKVVL
- the mltG gene encoding endolytic transglycosylase MltG, which codes for MYIKKIILAIVLIGLVAGGVFAYYVYDSLFSPNTSFEEDSKVVYLPTGATYTELIEIMSPVVKDIYSFDAVARRKGYIKNIKAGRYIVKKGLNNNQIVNTLRVNNAPIQLSFNNQERLENLAGRIAQQIEADSTSLLKAFKDEAFLKQQGFSLESALSMYVPNKYEFFWNTSAAQFRERMLKEYKRFWNEKRLSKAKAIGLKPAEVVTIASIVQKETAKVDERPRVAGVYMNRYLNGWKLDADPTVIYALKKHKNDWNTVIKRVLFKDLEIDSPYNTYKYKELPPGPIAMPDISSIDAVLNYEKHEYYFFVANVEKFGYHKFAKTLAQHNRNKEQYVRWINKKGIKR